From Deinococcus aestuarii, one genomic window encodes:
- a CDS encoding alpha/beta fold hydrolase — MPTHQQIVVNGVRLHYVEAGDPQGPLVVLLHGFPEFWRSWEGQIGPLARAGFRVVVPDLRGYNLSEKPPGVDAYRVGTLQEDVAALIRALGYEQARVVGHDWGGIVAWALAIRQPSVVERLVILNAPHPARARQVARRPAQWRRSWYIFFFQLPWLPERFLHRFGAWALHGTNPNAYTDEDRRLYREAWDQPGAATGMINYYRALRRSQRVRRESAPGGQMRVPTLVIWGQRDVALLPEHADGLERWVPDLRVVRLPRASHWVMRDEPVRVNNLLTEFLSASPEELRRPLPGFALRSSAG, encoded by the coding sequence ATGCCGACCCATCAGCAGATCGTCGTGAACGGGGTGCGCCTGCATTACGTCGAGGCGGGCGACCCCCAGGGCCCGCTCGTCGTGCTCCTCCACGGCTTCCCCGAGTTCTGGCGGTCGTGGGAGGGGCAGATCGGGCCGCTCGCCCGCGCGGGCTTCCGGGTGGTTGTCCCAGACCTGCGGGGGTACAACCTCAGCGAGAAGCCGCCGGGCGTGGACGCCTACCGGGTGGGCACCTTGCAGGAGGACGTGGCGGCCCTGATCCGCGCTCTCGGATACGAGCAGGCGCGGGTGGTCGGGCACGACTGGGGCGGCATCGTCGCCTGGGCGCTGGCGATCCGGCAGCCTTCGGTCGTGGAGCGGCTGGTGATCCTGAACGCGCCGCATCCGGCCCGGGCGCGGCAGGTGGCCCGCAGGCCCGCGCAGTGGCGGCGGTCGTGGTACATCTTCTTCTTCCAGCTTCCCTGGCTGCCCGAGCGTTTCCTGCACCGCTTCGGCGCGTGGGCGCTGCACGGCACGAATCCGAACGCCTACACGGACGAGGACCGGCGCCTGTACCGCGAGGCGTGGGACCAGCCGGGTGCCGCGACGGGCATGATCAACTACTACCGGGCGCTGCGGCGCTCCCAGCGGGTCCGTCGGGAGAGCGCGCCCGGGGGGCAGATGCGGGTGCCGACGCTGGTGATCTGGGGCCAGCGCGACGTGGCCCTCCTCCCCGAACACGCGGACGGGCTGGAGCGCTGGGTGCCGGACCTGCGGGTGGTGCGCCTGCCCCGCGCGAGCCACTGGGTCATGCGGGACGAGCCGGTGCGGGTGAACAACCTCCTGACCGAGTTCCTGTCGGCGTCACCGGAAGAGTTGAGGCGCCCCCTGCCGGGATTCGCCCTCCGCTCTTCCGCAGGTTGA